One Osmerus eperlanus chromosome 2, fOsmEpe2.1, whole genome shotgun sequence genomic window, TTAACTGACTTGCTCTAAATATCCACGTTTGTTATCTTTATACCTTGATGAAGTTAAGGGTAAAGAACGGCAAAAGGTCATCAGTCAGATCAAATCAGTGTATAACCCTACCTGACAGGCCTCCTACATTGTCCCAGCTCATTCTTGTAAGGAAGATGTTGTCCAAGCGAGCAGCCTTCAATCTGACCAACACAGTCATCACAGTTACTATGCATACCGGGTTTCTGATGTATCACGTTGATGGTTGTAATGCGACACATATCTAAAGTTTCACGAGACACAAACCATCTTACTTGTGTTCCTGCATGAGTCTCTGCGTCCCTTCGCCGCAGTTGAACAGATACCTGCGACGGGGAAGGAGTTGTTAGCGAGGCCTTAGCTTTGGGACACAACAGTCTAACATTATGATGCAACTCCGCTGTGTTTTTTACCTATTGAGGTCGGAGAAAACGTATATCGATGCGCCATTGTCCCGGCTTCCCGCACCGACCACTTGGACGTAGACCGTGGTTGGACCGAGCGTATCCGACCGTTTTCTCTGCTCTCGTGTCCGTACGTGCCGTAGAGTGTCTTTTGGTTTGGATTTCTTGTGGCTCATTTGATGTTGTCCGGGAGCGTTCGTAGACATTGTCCGTTGATGCAGTAAAACAGTTTGGTGAAAACGACGATTACTGTAAGCCGTTATAAGGGGCAGCCCAGTGAATGTGCATCTCTCGAGTAACAATGTAGAAAACTTCAGCCCAAAGGACACTGTATTCATACTAAACACCCAGTATGATGTTAACTAAAACACTGTCAAATCGCATAACGACAACACAAAAAACTAATTGTATACGATTGCTATAACGTCATTTTACCTCACTCCACACATTGAGTCAACACTTTTAGAGGTTGACACGTGAAGGTTTCTTCCGGCATCGAATGATGACGTTGCAAGCGCACTCATCATTCATTGGCCAATTCTTTCAGTCTGTGGTCCACTAACGTCAGTTTCTGAAAACGTAGGCAAAGGGAAGCTACGGTATTTGAGATACACCATGGGTCAATTCCTGTCCTTTTAACAAGTCTCAGTTACAAACTTCTGATCTGATAGAATGTGACGATGAATGAATGTGGCTATATTGAGCACACGCAGACATTTATTGACTTCATCCATGATCATCTAACCGATACGTGGCTATGAAGACTGCGTATTTCtgaataaaagtacatttcttAATGTCAGTGCATATACTttaaatgtacatgtgtaataaaacTTGAATGCAAAATATAAAAGCACTTTAGCTACTCAATATGCACATAACTGAAATAACACCGAGTCCAAACCAGCAGCTTACCTTCTCTGTTTATTcttcatatttatatatttatatatatatttgtttatatatatcAGCACATACGGAACTGCACAGTTAGCGCAGCCACCTTACAACACAAGATGGCGTCCTGATCAGACATGACCCCCGCCCATCAATGCTTTTACCTTTTAAATTGCTTTACACCCTAAGAAGCGAGGTTTCATTGAAAGataccaaaacaaaaacaacaaaaaacacaatgcATAAAGTCACATACATGGAAGAGGTGTGGGGACAAATTCACAAAGAGAATGAATCCAGTATGTCGATCATAACAGTCttttcaatcatataatccatatgTGATTTACTCTATAAATACATCATTCCAGATTTGAAATCACTGTAACCGTTTCCATATTGTAGAGATGAGGCCTTCCATAGCATGACGATAGCACAATACCCTGGAATATTCATTCAGTTACTTAAACTTacatgagtgcgtgtgtgtgtgtgtgtttgagaatatAGATTGAACACAGACATGACTGAGATGAACATCAGTCTCATTGCACATGGAGTCGTAGGCGTTTCCTCTCTTTAACACTGCCGTAATGGGAAGAAGCAAATCTTTACACcagtttgtttttatgtttgtCGTTGTGGCGGTTCAGTCCACGTACATGGGGGAGCTAGGCGAGGTGGGCATCTGATCCAGGATCCTGCACACGTAGATCGCCACATCCACAGACCGCTCCTCAAACATCAAGATGAACGAATGTTTCTGGATAGAAGGAGAAAGTGAGCAggtagaagaggagaaggggaggagaaggggaggaggagagagtgagtgaggcagaaagagagaggcacagacaaatacacacacccacaatgttgtgggtgtgtgtgatgccaTGTTCCCGTCTTCTGTATGTTTGACAGTGAACAGggctggagggttggggggctgTTTATAAACTCACCAGCAGCTCTTTGTATTTCGGCCTCTTGGACTCGTCCTTGGTAAGGCTGCAGAgatgggacagagagacaaagacgcTCAAACCGATACACTGGAACCACCAGGTGTACTTCTAGTTCTAACCCAGTGACAGCCATTTTAGTTGTAGTCCCAAATCCTAAACTATAATTATAAAACAGTCATGATGGTTGTAGTTCTGTGTGGCAGCCATGTTGGTTGTAGTCCTTACCACAGGTTGACAAAGCTGATGAACTTGAGGGAGAACTGCCTATCctcagagctgcagagctggggAGGTTCTCCCTTCACCACCTGGGTCAGCTGGTCAAACACACTGTTCCACTTGGGATAGGGGAACCGGCCTGTGGCCAGCTCATACTGGTGACAGAGCAGAGGAGTGAGcgtcagggggggaggagggggggagagaaagcgtAATGATCGTGCGCTGAGGTGTATGGTGTGACCCACCAGTGTGATTCCCAGACTCCAGACATCAGATCGGACGTCGTAGCCTTGTCGTGAGGCGCTGGGGTCTATCCTCtcaggctgtggagaggagggaggacgagagaggggagggaaagtgggggaggggaggacgagaggagggaggacgagagaggggagggaggacgagaggggagggaaagtgggggagaggagggaggacgagagaggggagggggagggaagccaGAATAGATGGGATGGGAGGAACAGAGGGGAAAtcaggaagaaaaaaataaaaacgttatTTTCTCCCTCTTCATTTATCGTTTCCCTCCCCCGCAATATTTCAAAAGATTTCAAATGACAACTGAAGAGATGACAGGAGAAGAGTGCTCCCTGCTCAGGTCCACAGAAACGGAAACTAAACCCTgtgaagaccccccccccatgacccctGAACCCTGAACCCTAGGTCATGTGACTCACAGCCATGTAAGGCCTACAGCCGGCGTCTCTGGTCTTAGCGATGGAATCCACCAGCTGTCCACTGATACCGAAGTCACACAGCTTGATGTTACCATTCCTGTCCAGGAGGATGTTAGAGGGCTTGAtgtctggagagggagagaggagagcagggggaaagTATATCATGGACTCATCAGTAGTGCGAGTATAGAGTGTTTCGTATCAAGATGGCGGTCACCTCACCTCTGTGGATGATTTTCAAGTTCTCTTTTAAGTGGTTTAGTGCTTTCACAGTCTGCAACAAAAGACACAGCGAGCTGTCAGGTCTTTGTCAATCACACTAATAACAAGCCAGGTACAGTAGATAAGAAGCAAAGAGACGGGCTGTATACTCACAGCTGATGTTATTTTGCCTAATATTTCCTCTGGAATCACGTCGTCTAATTCACAATATACATATTTGTAGAATTTATCGAAGGAGGTAGACATTAGTTCCATACAGATCCAGCAGTCGCCCTGGAAGACATGCACATTTTATTTGTTTAGCagttgcttttatccaaaacaactTAAACAGTGGAGTGGAGGGGTCAGGAGGGTTGAGGTGAGAGTGGAGGGTTGAGTTGagagtggaggggtgaggtgagagTGGTAAGGTCTGGAGGGTTGAGGTGagagtggaggggtgaggtgagagtggaggggtgaggtgaggtgagagtGGTAAGGTCTGGAGGGTTGAGGTGagagtggaggggtgaggtgagagtggaggggtgaggagggttgaGGTGtgagtggaggggtgaggtgagagTGGTAAGGTCTGGAGGGTTGAGGTGAGGAGAAGGGCTGACCTCTCTAAAGAGAGCTCCGTAGAACTGGACGATGTAGGGACAGTCGCTGCTCCTCATCACCACGTCCAGGTCCATCAGCAGCTGCTTCTGCTCCTTCTCATCCACCGTGGAGCGGatcctctgcacacacacatacacacacgaggGCAAAGTCAGCGTACGATCTGTCAAGTCCTCAATCTTTCTTTTTCTATACGTCTACCTGTCCGTTTTCCTCTGCCTGTATCTCTGCCTCTGTTGTTCACCCTGTCTCCCGCCGTCagactgtttttctctctctctccgtctgcctgcatgcctgtATCTCTCAGACTGCCTGTCTGGCTTCATCTCTCCTAGTCTCTCAGCGTGTCCCAGTCTCACCCCCCCGCCACAGGGTCACCCAGACAGTGAGCAGGGTGCAGGGAGACAGGCCCAGGCGACTGAGCTTCAGGTGGCTCACCTTGACAGCCATGATCTGGTTGCTGGGCTTGTGAACCATCTTGTTGACGGAGCCGTAGGCCCCGCGGCCGATCTCCCCCAGGTCCTTCAGGTCCTCGGCCGTAAAGTCGCAGTGCTGCTCCGCCGAGATCTTCAGCTTCCCTGACGACTCGATGCTGTGGGTCCGCAGACGCTCTCTGGAGgcggagcgaggggggggggggatgggatgaTACAGCACCATGAGTAAAATACTGTCTATAACTGGTGACCGGGCTGAGTAAGTGAATACAACCCCTTAATGACAGTCTAGaagttgtctctgtctctccctctcctgtctctctctttctatacacgtctttctctttctcactcctttTCTACATCTATcttcactcccacacacacacttcttctgCACCCTACTGCTTCAAGACCTGAAATGACTGCATTACACACAGTTGAAAACAGTCATTCCACTCGCATTTATAGAAGGTTCTGTACTTACATGTGAGGGTTCTGGAAGGGGGGTCCGGCTGTATTCAGGGTGAATCTGGTCGTGGACTTGATCGGAGGGTTGGCGAAGTTTAACTTCAGCGCTTTACGTTTACCTGGAAAGGTGGGAGGCAGGGCAAAGATGACCACAGAGGCAGAGCACAGGGCAGGCAGCCGGGGCggagacacacacccaaacaaacacaccatacTGAAAAAACGGAATGAAAGAAACTAAACAAAAACACTGatatgggaggaggagaacccACAGAGTGAGGAGGGTAGAGGTCAATTTAATCCAGAGGATTCTGGTAAATTCACTCATTAAGTCATGCTTGTTTCAGTCCATGTCGCCCATCTTATTGATGGACCTGGCCCCAGACGCACATGTAGTACCCTCATCCCCAGATACAGGCAGGTGTGCTTCATACATGTAAAGAATGCATCTCCAGCATATTGTACCGTACGGGTCTTGGTTACATAGAGTATATATTGTTTACAATTCAACTAGAACGCAATACCgacaccaaaaaaaaaatgtccGACTTGTTGATTTAAGAATTACAGGAGGAAAGAGATAAACAGGACAGAAACTGCACCTCTTCAGAAAGGCCTTCTGTTCCTGGAGAGAACTGTGgctgggtgttttttttttaattatctcaCCTTAGAATGAAGGATGCattctgttccctccctccctccccacccacaaACACCACAGCAATGTGTGCATTCAATGCCAATAAAATGTCACACACCGTCTAAGATTAAGCCTACAAGTGTCCACACGTTCCTGAGCGCAAGTGTTGTGCTCAAGTGCAGCCCAAAATCACTGCAGTTTAaacaccttttttttcttttttttttttttttacaaatcccCAAAATTGTGAAAACAACACCACAAACATTAAGCCTCCTAACTCGGTTGGTTAGTATTGAAGTATGAATACCACAACTGACAACAAGTAGAGATTCCATCACAGTGTTTGAGAAAGACACCAAAAATAACAAGGAAGACATTGAATGTTCTGGAAGGCGGTTTAGTAAGGATTAGGCAAAGTGAAGAGGAGGGACTGAAAGAGAGATCCAAATTTTCCTTTACTGAAAGCTCAATAACAAGCTTGGAAGCACTGGGCAAACTGATACCTGATCTAACATGGAGCCAACCACTTAATACATGATGCAGTTTTGTTGCAGTGTACTATGTAATGTTGCACTATGCCTGGTAGCTCTGATGTGGTTATTTTGCACAatgcctggtaaatacagagcGTTCCTTGACTGACCACGGAAATACTTTTAGAATTATGCACTTCTGATACTTGATGTTCCGGCTGTGCTTTCTACATCCACTATTTAAGCCCAAAACCAACAGGTGTAGTTTTAAACAACAAGATCAGAAGGGGGACAAAGATGGCGGTTGTTTAGGCACACTTCTACGTGCACTTGCTGCACTAGGTTCCGTAAGCGTGTGACCTGATACTTCCTCATTTGGATTCTCTTCGTCCTGCCTAGGAAAGGGGAACCTCGTGCTGGCAAGTGTGATGTATTTAAGACAAACGATTATTGTTTGTACAGGAGCTCCAGGTACAATAGAATGTCAATTAAATTATGTTGTCTTGGTAACAGAAAGTCTGGGTAGACCCCCCATTCTCCCAAGGTGGGTTAGTCAGGCACAGCAGGACAAACTCCCTTATACCAGCCTGTCTACAGGTTGACAACACTGGGTGCTGAAGCAAAGGAGGTTTAGCTTACTTGGGAGTGCTCCTGAGAGGTTTATCTGAAAGCctagagatgagaagagaaccTTTAAAAAATCAAAAAATAAACCCTCATAGTACACATTGGGTTTGCCTAGCTGTAGAATTCCACCTTCCCAGCTGGCATAGCAGAATTGAGAGTGCCCAATGAGTCAATGGAGTCTGAAACACAGTGACCACCAGTTTGGTAATAGGATAGCTGACAAATGAGTGACAACTGGGGTGTAACGTAGCAACAGTACTGACGTAGAACCACTAGCTTCAGACAGGGCCTGAACGTGTTTGATCATATCCCCTCAAAAGTCTGACCATCACTAGAAACAAAAACCAGAATGTGAAATGTGACGTCCTTGGTAACAGGTTAGAATCCTGGTCTCATGGCACAGGAGGGTTAGTGTTCAGTGGGATGAAACTGCCCTCACATAACTGAACCGGAAGCCCTTAACCCTACAGACCTCCATTATGGGATTCAAAACAATATTCTGAAGATGCATGTGTTGCATCGCTTCTTCATATATACACATTACCACACAAAAACAACCAAAGTAACCTTAGAATTATACTGACAACAGCAGAGACAGGGTAAACAGGGCTTATGATGGGGATGTAAAAATCAACAATAGAGAACCTACAAATGGaaaaacataaacaaaaacaaaaaaggggggtgggggtgtaaatGGGACAGATAAACCAACATTTGTCAGAGTCACAGAAGGATGATAACTAGTGTTGTAGAGCCAGCTCACCATGGTTCAGCATCGAGTCAGCAGGGTTAGGTGTGAAAAGCAGCAGgagagcaaggggggggggggggggcagagaacaTGACGGAAATGTAGTTtttcaatacacacacaactactgATTACAGAATTACACAATAGGCCTGAGCGGATTTCTCAATCTgaatttatttttaaactgtgCTTACTGATCGTCAAAATGTGGTATGCGAGATGCTTCTAGAACAAGCAACCTTAGACATGTAAGATTAACCAGGAATCGATGCTAACATATTGTGTAAATGCAGTATCACTGGTTGCATCATTCAATGCAGATTGCACTGAAAAAGGGTAGGACAATATGTTGATGGTTGCTATTGCTTCGGCAAAAGAAAACTATGAACAAAAACACCTACTTTACAAACATTTCCGAGTTCAACCAGGCAGATAACCATTATTAAATAATAAAACTTTTAATTTACCAAATCACCTAAATCTACCTACAAAAAAGCATTATGATGACTTCATCCGTAACAGAAAACATGTAGTTACCTGTTTCACTCTGGCACCTCCAGCACGTGTTGGATTCTGTAAATTAAAATCAAACAAATCATGTGTAAAAACATAGCTACATTTGCAACTACTTACTGATGTGCTGTTAACTAGTTAGTTGTATTACGTTGAATGTGTGTAAAAGGAAGGTGTCTAGCTGGCACCTTTTATTTCTATACTCTATATAGATTAATAGATAATTAATTAGGATGGTAGTTGGAAACGTTCATTTATTTATATACTTAAGGATGGCCCATTACTGTGCTTTATAGCCTATTCGGATTGCCTGGCTATCGTAGCAggcaagctaacgttagctagctagcttgctagcgaAACCAGTCTTGTTGAGGGGCTAGACTACTGTAGATACGTGCTATTATCGTTAGGCTAGGGACGGGTTCAGTGCAATCTTAAAGCTTTGAGGAATTAGAATTGTGCCGATCATCACCATTGCAATGAATACCGATAGTAAAGCCTACGTTAACTAGCTAATTAGCTAACTAGACATGAAAACCAACATTATAAAATGCTAGTTAGTTAGAGTCACCTAAATATGAGTCGGGGTAAGTGGAcgcattagctagctagcctaagaCTGACGCACAAGAAACAACTCCACAGCAAAGCCAGTGTTAATAGTAACTAACGTTACCTACTAGCTAGCGTTAGTAGCTTACGGCAAGCTATCTGGTGCTCGGCCATTTGACGTTACCCATCCTTACCTTGCATGCTGCTCATTGTGGTTATGTGTTGCGACTGGGTTTGGTGGTGATGTGACGTTGCTGTCGATCCTGCGGTATTGCTGTTGTGGCTGGTTGGTGTTGTTGAGTTGGTGTTAGTGTTAGGACTGGGAGTCGCCATTGTTGTGTTTGAATTcctacagcagcagcagcagcaccactcGGCTGCAATGCAGAGTAGACTAGGCGAGCAACCAACTTCACCCTCTTCActccagacacagacagaaggaAGATCTGAATCCAAAAATGGAATTGAATGATGAGACGAGGTACAACTTTTACGGCACAGTGGTGGTTCTTTATGTATATCTATCTAAGAAACACAATTAATCGTTAACTGATATGTCCGTTTTAGTCCAACCTGTGACCACTGTTCCATTAGACACGCAGACACCTCACTGACTGACAGCAACCCGCTATCAGCTGACTAAATGTCACTTGCAAATGTGAACACCCACTACTTCCGCTTCGTTGCTGTACTGTGGGGCTTCAGGATACATCGATTTGTATTCCCTTTGACGGTGGATGTGCAGGGCTGCCCTTCACATACCTAtttcattggttaaatggaAAGAGCCCAGCCCATTTGGTGTACTTTGGTTTACAAAACGCGGATCCCTGCCGTAAGAACTCCAATGTTGCCCATGAAGAATTTCAAAAGTTTGCAGTCTAAACTTTCTAAAACTTAAGGCAAAACAATGGGCGAAAGTAAAAATAGCCAAAGTAAATTTCCTCAAATTATTTGGAAAGCCTGCAATCTTTGTATGTCTTTCTTTTTCGCTCTAGCAACGTATGTTCAGGTAAGAATCCCTGTTAAGAGATCATAACGTTCGCCTTTATACACAGGCCCACTGTATTATCTAGCACAAGTTAACGTACTCCCGCTCTTCAGACGCCGTGGCACATTCATTGTTTTACCTTATTTCACACGCAgatcatgcatgtactccatatattttttagaaCATCTTTATCTTATCCTATCGTTTGTCTTGTGTCCACAGGTTAATGACCCCGATGCTGCGATATGGATGGTATGATGATATAATTCACACAACAATTCACAATATATCTAGCTGCATATAATataaggtgcaaacaataatgAGTTCATTATGACAAGGCGTAATAGCTGGCTCTTTACAGGTAGGCTATGGAGTACCTGCCATTTTGTGTTTCTTGATTGGACTCAAAGCAGATGTAACAGGTATGAGAGCCACTTGGACTTCCAAGTCTTCTGATTCGATTAAGATCAATGCATCTTTCAGCATTTTGAAGGTGGAGCACTTCTTTAGTGGCTGCTAATGCCACCGCATGAgatcacatttaaaaaaaaaaaacgatatgTGCCAACCCTGCTTTACCCAATGAATTGACAACTATTTTGGGACTGACCTCTATTCTCTTTATTATATTACTTACATAATATCATATCTGTGTTTTGTCAGAGACCCTACCTTGGAGAAGGCTGGCAAATCTCCATGTTCTCATATCCAGTGCTGTTGTTTCCTTGCTGGGATGGACTCTGTACAAAGAACGCATCACAAACATCttccagagggaggagggaaggtaaGCTCACAGGACATGCTGTTATTCTCAGTAACTTTGTGTTGGGGAACCAATTTGAACTTGACGCATAACTACCAGGTGATACAGTCAGATAAATacagtctctcttctctgtctccagggaGTTCTCAGGTCTCCTGTTGACGGTTGTCTGGCTACTACTGTGTAGGCACTCTGGAAGGTCAGCttcgttaaaaaaaaaaagtagtcTTTACTGCAGCTTGATTGTCAATCATATTTTTTAAAGGGTGATCGCTGTCTTATAAATATAAACTTGTCTCcattctcatctctcctccaggagTGATGTAGGGGTTGGAAGGCTGTTTCCGGCTGTTGCCATCACAGTGTTCCCCATTGTGTCCTGGCTTTACTATTATATCAACAAGGACCTGAGGTCCAGCTGGCCATCCCACTGCAACACTGCCATATAGTCAGGTAGTTTTATAAGCTAGTCTCTCCATCTGCTGTTTCTCCATCAGGATGTAAGATGTAAAAACCTGTGGCAATTAACTCTGTGATCCTGATGGTGTTCAGACAGTCTGTACTCTTGATCAGGTATGTTCTGACAGTCTGTACTCTTGATCAGGTATGTTCTGACAGTCTGTACTCTTGATCAGGTATGTTCTGACAGTCTGTACTCTTGATCAGGTATGTTCTGACAGTCTGTACTCTTGATCAGGTATGTTCTGACAGTCTGTACTCTTGATCAGGTATGTTCTGACAGTCTGTACTCTTGATCAGGTATGTTCTGACAGTCTGTACTCTTGATCAGGTATGTTCTGACAGTCTGTACTCTTGATCAGGTATGTTCTGACAGTCTGTACTCTTGATCAGGTATGTTCTGACAGTCTGTACTCTTGATCAGGTATGTTCTGACAGTCTGTACTCTTGATCAGGTATGTTCAGACAGTCTGTACTCTTGATCAGGTATGTTCTGACAGTCTGTACTCTTGATCAGGTATGTTCAGACAGTCTGTACTCTTGATCAGGTATGTTCTGACAGTCTGTACTCTTGATCAGGTATGTTCTGACAGTCTGTACTCTTGATCAGGTATGTTCTGACAGTCTGTACTCTTGATCAGGTATGTTCTGACAGTCTGTACTCTTGATCAGGTATGTTCTGACAGTCTGTACTCTTGATCAGGTATGTTCTGACAGTCTGTACTCTTGATCAGGTATGTTCTGACAGTCTGTACTCTTGATCAGGTATGTTCTGACAGTCTGTACTCTTGATCAGGTATGTTCTGACAGTCTGTACTCTTGATCAGGTATGTTCTGACAGTCTGTACTCTTGATCAGGTATGTTCTGACAGTCTGTACTCTTGATCAGGTATGTTCTGACAGTCTGTACTCTTGATCAGGTATGTTCTGACAGTCTGTACTCTTGATCAGGTATGTTCTGACAGTCTGTACTCTTGATCAGGTATGTTCTGACAGTCTGTACTCTTGATCAGGTATGTTCTGACAGTCTGTACTCTTGATCAGGTATGTTCTGAC contains:
- the map2k4a gene encoding dual specificity mitogen-activated protein kinase kinase 4a isoform X1, translating into MATPSPNTNTNSTTPTSHNSNTAGSTATSHHHQTQSQHITTMSSMQESNTCWRCQSETGFQINLSGALPSKRKALKLNFANPPIKSTTRFTLNTAGPPFQNPHIERLRTHSIESSGKLKISAEQHCDFTAEDLKDLGEIGRGAYGSVNKMVHKPSNQIMAVKRIRSTVDEKEQKQLLMDLDVVMRSSDCPYIVQFYGALFREGDCWICMELMSTSFDKFYKYVYCELDDVIPEEILGKITSATVKALNHLKENLKIIHRDIKPSNILLDRNGNIKLCDFGISGQLVDSIAKTRDAGCRPYMAPERIDPSASRQGYDVRSDVWSLGITLYELATGRFPYPKWNSVFDQLTQVVKGEPPQLCSSEDRQFSLKFISFVNLCLTKDESKRPKYKELLKHSFILMFEERSVDVAIYVCRILDQMPTSPSSPMYVD
- the map2k4a gene encoding dual specificity mitogen-activated protein kinase kinase 4a isoform X4; translated protein: MATPSPNTNTNSTTPTSHNSNTAGSTATSHHHQTQSQHITTMSSMQGKRKALKLNFANPPIKSTTRFTLNTAGPPFQNPHIERLRTHSIESSGKLKISAEQHCDFTAEDLKDLGEIGRGAYGSVNKMVHKPSNQIMAVKRIRSTVDEKEQKQLLMDLDVVMRSSDCPYIVQFYGALFREGDCWICMELMSTSFDKFYKYVYCELDDVIPEEILGKITSATVKALNHLKENLKIIHRDIKPSNILLDRNGNIKLCDFGISGQLVDSIAKTRDAGCRPYMAPERIDPSASRQGYDVRSDVWSLGITLYELATGRFPYPKWNSVFDQLTQVVKGEPPQLCSSEDRQFSLKFISFVNLCLTKDESKRPKYKELLKHSFILMFEERSVDVAIYVCRILDQMPTSPSSPMYVD
- the map2k4a gene encoding dual specificity mitogen-activated protein kinase kinase 4a isoform X2, which produces MATPSPNTNTNSTTPTSHNSNTAGSTATSHHHQTQSQHITTMSSMQESNTCWRCQSETGKRKALKLNFANPPIKSTTRFTLNTAGPPFQNPHIERLRTHSIESSGKLKISAEQHCDFTAEDLKDLGEIGRGAYGSVNKMVHKPSNQIMAVKRIRSTVDEKEQKQLLMDLDVVMRSSDCPYIVQFYGALFREGDCWICMELMSTSFDKFYKYVYCELDDVIPEEILGKITSATVKALNHLKENLKIIHRDIKPSNILLDRNGNIKLCDFGISGQLVDSIAKTRDAGCRPYMAPERIDPSASRQGYDVRSDVWSLGITLYELATGRFPYPKWNSVFDQLTQVVKGEPPQLCSSEDRQFSLKFISFVNLCLTKDESKRPKYKELLKHSFILMFEERSVDVAIYVCRILDQMPTSPSSPMYVD
- the map2k4a gene encoding dual specificity mitogen-activated protein kinase kinase 4a isoform X3, whose product is MATPSPNTNTNSTTPTSHNSNTAGSTATSHHHQTQSQHITTMSSMQESNTCWRCQSETALKLNFANPPIKSTTRFTLNTAGPPFQNPHIERLRTHSIESSGKLKISAEQHCDFTAEDLKDLGEIGRGAYGSVNKMVHKPSNQIMAVKRIRSTVDEKEQKQLLMDLDVVMRSSDCPYIVQFYGALFREGDCWICMELMSTSFDKFYKYVYCELDDVIPEEILGKITSATVKALNHLKENLKIIHRDIKPSNILLDRNGNIKLCDFGISGQLVDSIAKTRDAGCRPYMAPERIDPSASRQGYDVRSDVWSLGITLYELATGRFPYPKWNSVFDQLTQVVKGEPPQLCSSEDRQFSLKFISFVNLCLTKDESKRPKYKELLKHSFILMFEERSVDVAIYVCRILDQMPTSPSSPMYVD
- the tmem220 gene encoding transmembrane protein 220, giving the protein MGESKNSQSKFPQIIWKACNLCMSFFFALATYVQVNDPDAAIWMVGYGVPAILCFLIGLKADVTETLPWRRLANLHVLISSAVVSLLGWTLYKERITNIFQREEGREFSGLLLTVVWLLLCRHSGRSDVGVGRLFPAVAITVFPIVSWLYYYINKDLRSSWPSHCNTAI